The proteins below are encoded in one region of Amycolatopsis acidiphila:
- a CDS encoding TIGR02569 family protein, translated as MVSGSPVPQRVLNAFGAQGEPEKLPGSSAWRCAELVLKPVTDKARAVWLANVLGRLVVPDLRIARPVRATDGRWIIGGWAAGRFLPGRPEHRHDETMLAALKLAQATARFPRPDFLGRRQGPDALADRIAWGEVDVPVEERKGGRWFEVLAVARRPVRLPDQVVPGDLFGAVLFDGSSPPGILDFEPYYRPAEWGAAVAAVDAVAWGGADLEFLRRWSHLPEWSQLLLRAVLFRLAGNSLNPRATVSALDGLRAAAASVSELL; from the coding sequence CTGGTGTCCGGTTCCCCTGTGCCTCAGCGCGTGCTGAACGCGTTCGGCGCGCAGGGCGAGCCGGAGAAGCTCCCCGGCAGCTCGGCCTGGCGCTGCGCCGAGCTGGTGCTGAAACCGGTGACGGACAAGGCACGCGCCGTGTGGCTGGCGAACGTCCTGGGCCGGCTCGTGGTGCCGGACCTGCGGATCGCGCGGCCCGTGCGGGCCACCGACGGCCGCTGGATCATCGGCGGCTGGGCCGCGGGCCGGTTCCTGCCCGGTCGGCCCGAGCACCGGCACGACGAGACCATGCTGGCCGCGCTGAAGCTCGCCCAGGCCACCGCGCGGTTTCCGCGGCCGGACTTCCTCGGCCGCCGCCAGGGCCCCGACGCGCTCGCCGACCGGATCGCCTGGGGCGAGGTCGACGTGCCGGTCGAGGAGCGCAAGGGCGGGCGCTGGTTCGAGGTGCTCGCCGTGGCGCGAAGACCCGTGCGGCTGCCGGACCAGGTCGTCCCCGGCGACCTCTTCGGAGCCGTGTTGTTCGACGGCTCGTCCCCGCCCGGGATCTTGGACTTCGAGCCCTACTACCGCCCCGCCGAATGGGGCGCCGCCGTAGCCGCGGTGGACGCCGTCGCCTGGGGCGGCGCCGACCTGGAGTTCCTGAGACGGTGGTCGCACCTGCCCGAGTGGTCGCAGCTGCTCCTGCGGGCCGTGTTGTTCCGGCTCGCGGGCAACTCCCTCAACCCGCGTGCCACCGTTTCCGCACTCGACGGCCTGCGCGCCGCCGCCGCGTCGGTCAGCGAACTGCTCTGA
- a CDS encoding molybdopterin oxidoreductase family protein, with translation MTVSGTTVAPREFPANGGGLCQKGWTAGSLLTSPARLTSPLVRVDGELVPSSWDDALDLIAWRLTETQAQHGKDAVALFGGGGLTNEKSYLLGKFARVALGTSQIDYNGRFCMSSAAAAGNKAFGLDRGLPFPLTDLAGADAVLLVGANPAETMPPFMQHLRPVADQGGLVVVDPRRTPTAEQANLHLAPAPGTDLALASGILHAVVADGLVKWSYVDERTHGFDAVWRIVARWWPERVERVTGVAAADQRRTAERLAKARNAYILTARGTEQHASGSDTVSGWINLALALGLPGRAGSGYGCLTGQGNGQGGREHGQKADQLPGYRKIDDPAAREHVAGVWGVPAESLPGPGRSAYELLDALGTEAGPKALMVFGSNVVVSAPRSAHVADRLSALDFLVVADLVLSETAALADVVLPVTQWAEESGTMTNLEGRVLLRQRALTPPPGVRTDLQVLNGLASRLGQPVGRFPVDAEAVFTELREASRGGLADYSGITYDRLRAGEALYWPVPEPGHEGTPRMFLDRFAHADGRARFAPVEHRGPAEPTDEEFPLQLTTGRVLQHYQSGAQTRLVAELNDVVPEAYVEVHPDTAARCGVSGGEWARVASRRGEMTARVRCVSSMRPDLIFLPFHFAGAQRANLLTNPALDPSSRMPEFKVCAVALGKAAGS, from the coding sequence ATGACCGTGTCCGGCACCACGGTCGCGCCGCGCGAGTTCCCCGCCAACGGCGGTGGCCTGTGCCAGAAGGGCTGGACGGCAGGCTCGCTGCTGACCTCGCCCGCCAGGCTGACCTCGCCGCTCGTCCGCGTCGACGGCGAGCTGGTGCCGTCCAGCTGGGACGACGCGCTCGACCTGATCGCCTGGCGGCTCACCGAAACCCAGGCACAGCACGGAAAGGACGCCGTCGCGCTGTTCGGCGGCGGCGGGCTGACCAACGAGAAGTCCTACCTGCTCGGCAAGTTCGCCCGGGTGGCGCTCGGCACCTCGCAGATCGACTACAACGGCCGGTTCTGCATGTCCTCGGCGGCGGCCGCCGGGAACAAGGCGTTCGGGCTCGACCGCGGCCTGCCGTTCCCGCTCACCGACCTCGCCGGGGCCGACGCGGTGCTGCTCGTCGGCGCCAACCCGGCCGAGACGATGCCGCCGTTCATGCAGCACCTGCGACCGGTCGCGGACCAGGGCGGCCTCGTCGTGGTGGACCCGCGCCGGACGCCGACCGCCGAGCAGGCGAACCTGCACCTGGCTCCGGCGCCGGGCACCGATCTCGCCCTGGCATCGGGCATCCTGCACGCGGTCGTCGCCGACGGTCTCGTCAAATGGTCCTATGTGGACGAGCGAACCCACGGTTTCGACGCGGTGTGGCGGATCGTCGCCCGCTGGTGGCCCGAACGGGTCGAGCGGGTGACGGGGGTCGCGGCCGCCGACCAGCGCCGTACCGCCGAACGCCTCGCGAAGGCGCGCAACGCCTACATCCTCACCGCCCGCGGCACCGAACAGCACGCGAGCGGCTCCGACACCGTCAGCGGGTGGATCAACCTCGCGCTGGCGCTGGGACTTCCGGGCCGCGCGGGCTCCGGCTACGGCTGCCTGACCGGGCAGGGCAACGGCCAGGGCGGGCGTGAGCACGGCCAGAAGGCCGACCAGCTGCCGGGCTACCGCAAGATCGACGACCCCGCCGCGCGCGAGCACGTCGCGGGCGTGTGGGGTGTGCCGGCGGAGTCGCTGCCCGGTCCTGGCCGGTCGGCGTACGAGCTGCTCGACGCGCTCGGCACCGAAGCCGGCCCCAAGGCGCTGATGGTGTTCGGCAGCAACGTGGTCGTCTCCGCGCCGAGGTCGGCGCACGTGGCGGATCGGCTGTCCGCGCTGGACTTCCTGGTGGTCGCCGACCTCGTGCTGTCCGAGACCGCCGCGCTCGCCGACGTCGTGCTGCCGGTGACGCAGTGGGCGGAGGAGAGCGGCACGATGACGAACCTCGAAGGCCGCGTCCTGCTCCGGCAGCGTGCGTTGACCCCGCCGCCGGGAGTGCGCACCGACCTGCAGGTCCTCAATGGACTCGCGAGTCGCCTCGGCCAGCCCGTGGGCCGGTTCCCGGTCGACGCCGAGGCCGTGTTCACCGAGCTGCGCGAGGCTTCGAGGGGCGGCCTCGCCGACTACTCCGGCATCACCTACGACCGTCTGCGCGCGGGGGAGGCGTTGTACTGGCCCGTGCCGGAGCCCGGGCACGAGGGCACGCCGCGGATGTTCCTCGACCGGTTCGCGCACGCGGACGGCCGCGCGCGGTTCGCTCCCGTCGAGCACCGCGGCCCCGCGGAGCCGACCGACGAGGAGTTCCCCCTGCAGCTGACCACCGGCCGGGTGCTGCAGCACTACCAGTCCGGCGCGCAGACCCGGCTGGTCGCCGAACTGAACGACGTCGTGCCGGAGGCCTACGTCGAGGTGCATCCCGACACCGCCGCCCGGTGCGGTGTCAGCGGGGGCGAGTGGGCGCGGGTCGCGTCGCGCCGCGGGGAGATGACCGCGCGGGTGCGGTGTGTGTCGTCGATGCGGCCGGACCTGATCTTCCTGCCCTTCCACTTCGCGGGCGCACAGCGCGCGAACCTGCTGACCAATCCCGCACTGGACCCGTCGAGCCGGATGCCCGAGTTCAAGGTCTGCGCCGTCGCGCTCGGCAAGGCGGCCGGATCATGA